A single window of Deltaproteobacteria bacterium DNA harbors:
- a CDS encoding efflux RND transporter periplasmic adaptor subunit — MSPDRPRISGKALIALAAIAALVLLLLYLQGTFGRAKVTPGVVPLGAEPGEAGRSVTVEVREVDDLIDWPGTVGSRSVANVASKVMARVLAVHVVAGAAVKAGEVMAALDDRDVQARLQQARAALAAAEAQATHAEADQRRLRALFKQLVATQQDLDAVDARTKGARALAAQARDALAEADVLLGETTVRAPFDGVVAERLVDPGDTATPGRALVVIHDPASLRLEARVSEQCAGGLSLGRELVAHLDAPERELVVQVEEIAPMADPASRTFLIRAGLPPGAGLRPGTYGSLRIPCAKHTALLIPAAAVTRTGQLESVRVVSAGSAHVRHVRTGKTFGDLIEVLSGLRAGEQVVVEAQP, encoded by the coding sequence GTGAGCCCAGACCGCCCGCGCATCAGTGGCAAAGCTCTGATTGCCCTCGCTGCCATCGCCGCGCTGGTGTTGCTGCTGTTGTACTTGCAGGGCACCTTCGGCCGAGCGAAGGTAACTCCCGGTGTTGTACCGCTGGGAGCCGAGCCTGGGGAAGCGGGCCGCAGCGTCACCGTCGAGGTGCGCGAAGTCGACGATCTCATCGACTGGCCCGGCACCGTCGGCTCGCGCAGCGTCGCCAACGTTGCCAGCAAAGTCATGGCACGCGTGCTGGCGGTTCACGTGGTCGCGGGGGCAGCGGTCAAAGCCGGCGAGGTAATGGCCGCGCTGGATGATCGTGACGTGCAAGCGCGCCTGCAGCAGGCGCGGGCGGCGCTGGCGGCGGCCGAGGCCCAGGCGACGCACGCAGAAGCCGATCAACGCCGCCTGCGCGCGTTGTTCAAGCAGCTAGTCGCCACGCAGCAGGATCTCGACGCGGTCGATGCCCGCACCAAAGGCGCCCGCGCCCTGGCGGCGCAGGCGCGTGACGCTCTGGCCGAGGCCGACGTCTTGCTCGGCGAGACCACCGTGCGCGCCCCGTTCGACGGCGTGGTTGCCGAGCGCTTGGTCGACCCCGGTGACACCGCCACGCCCGGGCGAGCACTGGTCGTCATCCATGATCCGGCATCGCTGCGGCTGGAAGCGCGGGTCTCGGAGCAATGCGCTGGCGGTTTGAGCCTCGGCCGCGAGCTGGTTGCGCACCTCGATGCCCCCGAGCGCGAGCTGGTCGTGCAAGTCGAGGAGATCGCCCCGATGGCCGACCCCGCCAGCCGCACTTTCTTGATCCGCGCCGGCCTGCCGCCCGGCGCCGGTCTGCGGCCGGGCACTTACGGCAGCCTGCGCATTCCCTGCGCCAAGCACACGGCGCTGTTGATTCCGGCCGCAGCCGTCACCCGCACCGGCCAGCTCGAAAGCGTGCGCGTGGTCAGCGCCGGCAGCGCCCACGTGCGCCACGTCCGCACCGGCAAGACCTTCGGCGACCTCATCGAGGTGCTGTCGGGCCTGCGCGCGGGTGAGCAGGTAGTGGTCGAGGCCCAACCCTAG
- the speA gene encoding biosynthetic arginine decarboxylase, with the protein MRAWTVRDSLELYNVTAWGAGFFSVNDTGHVEVRPRGNGGPGVDLLDLVQDLQQRGLRPPILVRFSDILAARVQGLCGAFGRAISEYGYKGQFRGVYPIKVNQQRHVVEEVVQYGAAEGVGLEAGSKPELLIALAVLDTPGALIICNGYKDRAYIETALLAQRLGRTPIIVVDRFREVELIIKIAGDLGIRPHIGVRARLTTKGAGKWIESTGDRSKFGLTAVEMVEAVERLRAAGMLDCLELLHFHIGSQITAIRAHKDALSEASRLFAGLHEMGARPRYIDVGGGLGVDYDGSQTNFHSSMNYSVQEYANDVVASIQEACDGKQIPHPDIVTEAGRAMVAHHSVLIFDVLGVNEILSGKPPEPVAEGDHKVIKDLAETWTTISQKNVLEAYHDILQLREEASTLFSLGYLDLRGRARAERLFWDCCEKILRIVREMPYVPDDLEPLERGLADTYYGNFSVFQSAPDHWAVKQLFPVMPIHRLEEKPNRRGVFADLTCDSDGKIDKFIDQRDVKDVLELHAWNGQPYYIGVFLVGAYQEILGDLHNLFGDTDAVHVRLGADGRYAVEHVVEGDEVTEVLQYVQYDKGTLIEKVRRTIEDAMRAGQITLEDSARLRRHYEQGLTEYTYLARDE; encoded by the coding sequence ATGCGAGCCTGGACCGTGCGCGACAGCCTGGAGCTGTACAACGTTACCGCTTGGGGTGCCGGCTTCTTCTCCGTGAACGACACCGGGCACGTGGAGGTGCGGCCGCGCGGTAACGGCGGGCCGGGAGTCGATCTCCTCGATCTGGTGCAGGACCTGCAGCAGCGCGGCTTGCGGCCGCCCATCCTGGTGCGCTTCTCCGATATCCTGGCGGCGCGCGTGCAGGGCCTGTGCGGAGCCTTCGGCCGGGCCATCAGCGAGTATGGCTACAAGGGGCAGTTTCGCGGCGTTTATCCCATCAAGGTCAACCAGCAGCGCCACGTAGTCGAGGAGGTGGTGCAGTACGGGGCGGCTGAAGGCGTCGGCCTGGAAGCCGGCAGCAAGCCGGAGTTGCTGATTGCGCTCGCCGTGCTCGATACGCCGGGAGCGTTAATCATCTGCAACGGCTACAAGGACCGCGCCTACATCGAGACCGCGCTGCTGGCGCAGCGGCTCGGCCGCACGCCGATCATCGTCGTCGACCGCTTTCGCGAGGTCGAACTGATCATCAAGATCGCCGGCGACCTCGGCATTCGCCCGCACATCGGTGTGCGCGCGCGCTTGACCACCAAGGGGGCGGGCAAGTGGATCGAATCGACCGGCGACCGCTCGAAGTTCGGCCTCACCGCCGTGGAAATGGTCGAGGCCGTCGAGCGCCTGCGCGCGGCCGGCATGCTCGACTGCTTGGAGCTGCTGCACTTCCATATCGGCTCGCAGATCACGGCGATTCGGGCGCACAAGGATGCCCTGAGCGAAGCCAGCCGGCTGTTCGCCGGCTTGCATGAGATGGGCGCGCGCCCGCGCTACATCGACGTCGGCGGCGGCCTGGGCGTGGACTACGACGGCTCGCAGACCAACTTCCACTCCTCGATGAACTATTCGGTGCAGGAGTACGCCAACGACGTCGTCGCCTCGATTCAGGAGGCTTGTGACGGCAAGCAGATTCCCCACCCCGACATCGTCACCGAAGCCGGCCGGGCCATGGTCGCCCACCACTCGGTGTTGATCTTCGACGTCCTCGGGGTCAACGAAATCCTCTCCGGCAAGCCGCCCGAGCCGGTGGCCGAAGGCGATCACAAGGTGATCAAGGACCTGGCCGAGACTTGGACCACGATTTCGCAGAAGAACGTGCTCGAGGCCTATCACGACATTCTCCAGCTACGCGAGGAAGCTTCGACCTTGTTCTCGCTCGGCTATCTCGACCTGCGCGGGCGGGCGCGCGCCGAGCGCTTGTTCTGGGATTGCTGCGAGAAGATCCTGCGCATCGTGCGCGAGATGCCCTATGTGCCCGATGATCTCGAGCCGCTCGAACGCGGCCTAGCCGACACCTACTACGGCAACTTCTCCGTCTTCCAGTCGGCGCCCGACCACTGGGCGGTCAAGCAGCTGTTCCCGGTCATGCCGATTCATCGCCTGGAAGAGAAGCCCAACCGGCGCGGCGTCTTCGCCGACCTCACCTGCGACAGCGACGGCAAGATCGACAAGTTCATCGATCAACGCGACGTCAAGGACGTGCTCGAACTGCACGCCTGGAACGGGCAGCCGTACTACATCGGCGTGTTCCTGGTCGGCGCCTATCAGGAAATTCTCGGCGACCTTCACAATCTGTTCGGCGATACCGACGCGGTGCATGTCCGGCTCGGCGCCGACGGGCGCTACGCGGTCGAGCACGTCGTCGAGGGCGACGAGGTGACCGAGGTGTTGCAGTACGTGCAGTACGACAAGGGAACGTTGATCGAGAAGGTGCGCCGCACGATCGAGGACGCCATGCGTGCGGGTCAGATCACGCTCGAAGACTCCGCCCGCCTGCGCCGCCACTACGAGCAGGGGCTGACCGAATACACCTACCTGGCGCGCGACGAGTAG
- a CDS encoding prenyltransferase, with protein sequence MNVSMWARAVNVIPRVSKQEWDGLDVISRWLIATRSAVLVMTLISAMIAGLLAARDGYFDALLWLLVTVGLLFAHATNNLVNDFTDHLKGVDKDNYFRAQYGPQPLEHGLMTRAQALRYMAVTGLIALSAGAALVAVRGEATLALLALGAFFVLFYTWPLKYIGMGEVAVIIVWGPLMVGGGYYVISGQTSLLVILASLPVALAATTVLFGKHIDKLDADAAKAIRTMPVLLGERNARYATIGMLTLEYVLVAVLVWSGYLSVLLLAVLFALQWYWRAVRVYAHPRPAGPPPEYPPNIWPLWYSAFAFQHTRRFGSLFLLGLAADVLARKLGLL encoded by the coding sequence ATGAACGTTTCCATGTGGGCCAGAGCGGTGAACGTCATCCCGCGCGTGAGCAAGCAAGAGTGGGATGGCCTCGATGTGATCTCGCGCTGGCTGATCGCCACCCGCTCCGCCGTGCTGGTGATGACGCTGATCTCGGCCATGATCGCAGGCTTGCTGGCGGCGCGCGACGGCTACTTCGATGCCCTGCTATGGCTGCTGGTGACGGTCGGGCTGCTCTTCGCCCACGCCACTAACAACCTGGTGAACGACTTCACCGATCATCTCAAAGGGGTCGACAAGGACAACTACTTCCGCGCCCAGTACGGCCCCCAGCCGCTCGAACACGGCTTGATGACACGCGCCCAGGCGCTGCGCTACATGGCCGTGACCGGTCTGATCGCGTTGAGTGCCGGGGCGGCGCTGGTGGCGGTGCGCGGCGAGGCCACGCTGGCGCTGCTCGCGCTCGGCGCCTTCTTCGTGCTCTTCTACACCTGGCCGCTTAAGTACATCGGCATGGGCGAGGTGGCGGTGATCATCGTCTGGGGGCCGCTGATGGTGGGCGGCGGCTACTACGTCATCAGCGGGCAGACCTCGCTGCTGGTGATATTGGCGAGCCTGCCGGTGGCGCTGGCGGCCACCACCGTGCTGTTCGGTAAACACATCGACAAGCTCGATGCCGATGCGGCCAAGGCCATCCGCACCATGCCGGTGCTGTTGGGCGAACGCAATGCGCGTTACGCCACTATCGGGATGCTGACGCTGGAGTACGTGCTGGTCGCGGTGCTGGTGTGGAGCGGCTACCTCTCGGTGCTGCTGCTGGCGGTGCTGTTCGCGCTGCAGTGGTACTGGCGCGCCGTGCGCGTTTACGCCCACCCTCGGCCGGCCGGGCCGCCGCCGGAATACCCGCCGAACATCTGGCCGCTGTGGTACTCCGCTTTCGCCTTTCAGCACACCCGCCGATTCGGCAGCCTGTTCCTGCTGGGCCTGGCGGCTGACGTGCTCGCGCGTAAGCTCGGACTGCTGTAA
- a CDS encoding DUF2892 domain-containing protein, whose product MATERAVRLLAGSLVGISLLLGVTLSQVWLLLAAFVALNLIQSSFTGICPAETVLRKLGTT is encoded by the coding sequence ATGGCAACGGAACGAGCCGTTCGACTGTTGGCCGGCAGCCTGGTGGGTATCAGCCTGCTGCTCGGCGTCACGCTCTCGCAGGTGTGGCTGCTGCTGGCCGCCTTCGTGGCGCTGAACCTGATCCAGTCGTCGTTTACCGGGATTTGCCCGGCCGAAACCGTTTTGCGCAAGCTCGGTACCACGTGA
- a CDS encoding DsbA family protein — MLKEYPNDTRFVYKQYPLPMHPFAMDAAKASLAAGKQGKFWEMHDELFANSRALQPDKIREYAQKVGLDVAKFEADMKSPEIQQQIQDEMKLATDVQVTGTPTIFVNGKRLGSRSPEGFRAMIDEIIKGKKG, encoded by the coding sequence ATGCTGAAGGAATACCCGAACGACACACGCTTCGTGTACAAGCAGTACCCGTTGCCGATGCACCCGTTCGCGATGGATGCGGCCAAGGCCTCGCTGGCCGCCGGCAAGCAAGGCAAGTTCTGGGAGATGCATGACGAGCTGTTCGCCAACAGCCGCGCCTTGCAGCCGGACAAGATCAGGGAATACGCGCAGAAGGTCGGCCTCGATGTCGCCAAGTTCGAAGCCGACATGAAGTCGCCCGAGATTCAGCAACAGATTCAGGACGAGATGAAGCTTGCCACCGACGTGCAGGTAACCGGCACGCCCACCATCTTCGTCAACGGCAAACGCCTAGGCAGCCGTTCGCCCGAGGGCTTCCGGGCGATGATCGACGAGATCATCAAGGGCAAGAAGGGCTAA
- a CDS encoding efflux RND transporter permease subunit, whose product MTAPPRPTRGLTAQVVEVFITSKLSILFLIASLLAGALALLVTAREEEPQIVVPFADVFVQFPGASAQETEKLVATPLEQKLWEIDGVEYVYSMSRPGEAVATVRFYVGEDRERSLVKVWNKVMSNQDAVPPGVTSWIVKPVEIDDVAIVLFTLSAAGSGGGDLRRVADEVLDKLTRVPNTGRSWVVGGQRRQVTVYADPVKLAARGLSLLEVVRALGAANLNVQAGSFERGGREVLLEAGPFFGSADEVANSVLAAPAGHPVYVRDVARVIDGPEEVQSYSRIGFGPAAAQARVVGQPHGELAPAQLHDSSAPRPGEERPAVTIAVAKRKGTNAVRVAEEVIREVEALRGSVIPDDVAVHITRDYGETANHKVNELVKHLLIAIATIIVLLALALGPKEAFIVALAVPMTLAITLLLDLIFGYTINRVTLFALILSLGLLVDDPIVDVENIFRHFKLRQEPPLEATLTAVDEVRPPTILATFTVIVSFLPMFFITGMMGPYMAPMAFNVPVAMLTSLVVAFTVTPWASYHLLKGEYGKGGAAPFAITQSAAYRWYRAVLAPLLARPRRAALFLLAVVLAFAGSALLAVTRAVPLKMLPFDNKNELALVIDMPRGTALEDTDAVTRALGAYLATVAEVTDYESYVGLASPMDFNGMVRHYYLRRGGHVADMRINLLPKEARTQQSHEIALRLRPEVERIGRSYGANVKIVEAPPGPPVLATVVAEVYGPLSASNDDLVAVSKRVRHALEQIDGVVDVDDYAEAEHSKMHYRLDRDKAALTGVSVETAARTLQIALAGSPVGRVHVPEERLPLALALRVPRAQRSAAADLLALQVQSSAGALVALGEIGSVAEESGERTIYHKNLRPVAFVIAEMAGRSPVEAVFDLQRWQSQHPLPAGYSLDLAGEGEWKITVDVFRDLGLAFGAALLMIYVLLVAQTQSLLIPVVIMIAIPLTVIGIMPGFWVLNLLFTEPVGAYATPVFFTATGMIGMIALAGIVVRNSIILIDFIEHIRSRGDGRSLAEAVIEAGATRLRPIVLTAGAAMSGSVVITLDPIFSGLAWSFIFGIFASTAFSLVVVPLVYFLLHRQHAAA is encoded by the coding sequence ATGACTGCGCCGCCTCGGCCCACACGCGGCCTCACCGCCCAAGTCGTCGAAGTCTTCATCACCTCGAAGCTGTCGATCCTCTTTCTCATCGCCTCACTGCTGGCCGGCGCCTTGGCGCTGCTGGTGACAGCGCGCGAGGAGGAGCCGCAGATCGTCGTGCCGTTCGCCGACGTGTTCGTGCAGTTTCCCGGGGCCTCGGCGCAAGAGACGGAAAAGCTGGTGGCCACCCCGCTGGAGCAAAAGCTGTGGGAGATCGACGGCGTCGAGTACGTCTACTCGATGTCGCGCCCGGGCGAGGCGGTGGCGACGGTGCGCTTCTACGTCGGCGAGGACCGCGAACGGAGCCTGGTGAAGGTGTGGAACAAGGTGATGTCGAATCAAGACGCGGTGCCGCCGGGGGTGACGAGCTGGATCGTCAAGCCGGTCGAGATCGACGATGTAGCGATCGTCTTGTTCACCCTATCTGCGGCCGGGTCCGGCGGCGGCGACCTGCGGCGCGTCGCTGACGAGGTGCTCGACAAACTCACCCGTGTCCCCAACACCGGGCGCAGCTGGGTGGTCGGCGGCCAGCGGCGCCAGGTGACGGTCTACGCCGATCCGGTGAAGCTGGCGGCGCGCGGTCTGTCACTGCTCGAAGTCGTGCGCGCGCTCGGCGCCGCCAACCTCAACGTCCAGGCCGGCAGCTTCGAGCGCGGCGGGCGCGAGGTGCTGTTGGAAGCCGGGCCGTTCTTCGGCTCCGCCGACGAAGTGGCCAACAGCGTGCTGGCGGCGCCCGCCGGGCACCCGGTGTACGTGCGCGACGTCGCCCGAGTGATCGACGGCCCCGAGGAGGTGCAGAGTTACAGCCGCATTGGCTTCGGCCCGGCCGCGGCCCAAGCGCGGGTTGTGGGCCAGCCGCACGGCGAACTCGCCCCCGCTCAGCTGCACGACTCGAGCGCGCCGCGCCCGGGCGAGGAGCGCCCGGCCGTGACCATCGCCGTCGCCAAGCGCAAGGGCACCAACGCCGTGCGCGTGGCGGAGGAAGTCATCCGCGAAGTCGAGGCGCTGCGCGGCAGCGTTATTCCCGACGACGTTGCGGTGCATATCACACGCGATTACGGCGAGACCGCCAACCACAAGGTCAACGAGCTGGTCAAGCATCTACTGATCGCGATTGCGACCATCATCGTGCTGCTGGCGCTGGCGCTGGGGCCGAAGGAGGCGTTCATCGTCGCCTTGGCGGTGCCGATGACGCTGGCGATCACCCTCCTGCTCGACCTGATCTTCGGCTACACCATCAACCGGGTCACGCTCTTCGCCTTGATCTTGTCGCTCGGCCTGCTGGTCGACGACCCCATCGTCGACGTCGAGAACATCTTCCGCCACTTCAAGCTGCGCCAGGAGCCGCCGCTGGAGGCCACGCTCACGGCCGTCGATGAGGTGCGGCCGCCGACGATTCTGGCCACCTTCACCGTCATCGTCTCCTTCCTGCCGATGTTCTTCATCACCGGCATGATGGGTCCGTACATGGCGCCGATGGCCTTCAACGTGCCGGTGGCGATGCTGACGTCACTGGTGGTGGCGTTCACGGTGACGCCGTGGGCGAGCTACCACCTGCTCAAGGGCGAATACGGCAAGGGCGGCGCGGCGCCGTTCGCGATTACGCAGTCGGCGGCTTATCGCTGGTATCGTGCCGTGCTGGCGCCGCTGCTTGCCCGCCCGCGCCGGGCCGCGCTGTTTTTGCTGGCGGTAGTGCTGGCCTTTGCCGGCTCGGCCTTGCTGGCGGTGACGCGCGCGGTGCCGCTGAAGATGCTGCCGTTCGACAACAAGAACGAGCTGGCGCTGGTGATCGACATGCCGCGCGGCACGGCACTGGAAGACACCGATGCCGTAACCCGCGCCCTCGGCGCTTACTTGGCGACGGTTGCCGAGGTCACCGACTACGAGAGCTACGTCGGGCTGGCCTCGCCGATGGATTTCAACGGCATGGTGCGCCACTACTACTTGCGCCGCGGCGGCCACGTTGCCGACATGCGCATCAACCTGCTGCCCAAGGAGGCGCGCACGCAGCAGTCGCACGAAATCGCCTTGCGCCTGCGCCCGGAGGTCGAGCGCATCGGCCGCAGCTACGGCGCCAACGTCAAGATCGTCGAGGCCCCGCCCGGGCCGCCGGTGTTGGCCACGGTGGTGGCCGAAGTCTATGGGCCGCTCAGCGCCAGCAATGACGATCTGGTCGCCGTCTCCAAACGGGTACGCCATGCGCTCGAGCAGATCGACGGCGTGGTTGATGTCGATGACTACGCCGAGGCCGAGCACAGCAAGATGCACTACCGCCTCGATCGTGACAAAGCGGCGCTCACCGGCGTCAGCGTCGAGACCGCGGCCCGGACATTGCAGATCGCCTTGGCCGGCAGCCCGGTGGGTCGAGTGCACGTACCCGAAGAGCGGCTGCCGCTGGCGCTGGCGCTGCGCGTGCCGCGCGCCCAGCGTAGCGCCGCCGCCGATCTGCTGGCGCTGCAGGTGCAATCGAGTGCCGGCGCGCTGGTGGCGCTCGGTGAGATCGGTAGTGTTGCCGAGGAAAGCGGCGAGCGCACCATCTATCACAAGAACTTGCGCCCGGTGGCTTTCGTCATCGCCGAGATGGCCGGGCGCAGTCCGGTCGAGGCGGTCTTCGATCTCCAGCGCTGGCAGAGCCAGCACCCGCTGCCGGCGGGGTACAGCCTGGACCTGGCCGGTGAAGGCGAGTGGAAGATCACGGTCGATGTCTTCCGTGATCTCGGTCTCGCCTTTGGTGCGGCGCTGCTGATGATCTACGTGTTGCTGGTCGCGCAAACGCAGTCGCTGCTGATTCCGGTGGTAATCATGATCGCCATCCCGCTCACCGTCATCGGCATCATGCCGGGTTTCTGGGTGCTCAATCTGCTGTTCACCGAACCGGTCGGCGCCTACGCCACGCCGGTGTTTTTCACCGCCACCGGCATGATCGGCATGATCGCGCTGGCCGGCATCGTGGTGCGCAACTCGATCATCTTGATCGATTTCATCGAGCACATTCGCAGTCGCGGCGACGGCCGGTCGCTGGCCGAGGCGGTGATCGAGGCCGGCGCCACCCGGCTGCGCCCGATAGTGCTGACCGCCGGCGCCGCCATGTCCGGCTCCGTCGTGATCACCCTTGACCCGATCTTTTCCGGCTTGGCCTGGAGCTTCATCTTCGGCATCTTCGCCTCGACCGCTTTCTCACTGGTAGTGGTGCCGCTGGTCTACTTCCTGTTGCACCGGCAGCATGCGGCCGCGTGA
- the argJ gene encoding bifunctional glutamate N-acetyltransferase/amino-acid acetyltransferase ArgJ: protein MKVQVQQVPIAVPGFRFGGAACGLKTTRKRDIGLIISEVPATAAGAFTTNRVQAAPVQLGRERLRGGRLQAVVVNSGNANAYTGREGLRAARTMCRVVAQQLGIREQLVVPSSTGRIGIPLPLEKVRRGVIAACRDASAGGFHRALEGIMTTDAFAKFAVEGVVLDGREVTIAGMAKGAGMIAPRMALHATMLSYIVTDARVSRAALRRALALGLPQSFNAAVVDGDTSTNDTLLLLANGVAGNRTLTPAAAGFAEFAGAVGRVMRALARMLVQDGEGATKVIDITVRGARSRADAQRVADTIARSPLCKTAFFGGDPYTGRIVCAAGYSGAVFDPARLDIFLGDVQVVRRGVELTGKVERRAAQITARPEFALMLDLHAGHAVAHRMCSDLTPDYVRFNSAYRT, encoded by the coding sequence ATGAAGGTGCAGGTGCAACAGGTACCGATCGCGGTGCCGGGGTTTCGTTTCGGGGGCGCGGCGTGCGGGCTGAAGACGACGCGAAAACGCGACATCGGCTTGATCATCTCCGAAGTGCCGGCGACCGCTGCCGGCGCGTTTACGACCAACCGCGTGCAAGCGGCGCCGGTGCAGCTCGGGCGCGAGCGCTTGCGCGGCGGCCGGCTGCAAGCGGTGGTGGTGAACAGCGGCAATGCTAACGCTTACACCGGGCGCGAGGGCTTGCGCGCAGCCCGCACTATGTGCCGGGTGGTGGCGCAGCAACTCGGCATCCGCGAGCAGCTCGTCGTGCCCTCCTCGACCGGGCGGATTGGAATTCCGCTGCCGCTCGAAAAGGTCCGCCGCGGTGTCATCGCGGCCTGCCGTGACGCCAGTGCGGGCGGCTTTCATCGGGCCCTAGAAGGCATCATGACCACCGACGCCTTTGCGAAATTCGCCGTCGAAGGGGTCGTGCTCGACGGCCGCGAGGTCACCATCGCTGGCATGGCCAAGGGCGCCGGCATGATCGCGCCGCGTATGGCGCTGCACGCCACCATGCTGAGCTACATCGTCACCGATGCCCGGGTGTCGCGGGCGGCTTTGAGGCGGGCGCTGGCGCTCGGCCTGCCGCAGTCGTTCAACGCCGCGGTCGTCGATGGCGACACCAGCACCAACGATACCCTGCTACTGCTCGCCAACGGCGTGGCCGGAAACCGCACACTGACGCCGGCCGCGGCCGGCTTCGCCGAGTTCGCCGGCGCGGTCGGGCGCGTCATGCGGGCGCTCGCCCGCATGCTGGTGCAGGACGGCGAGGGTGCCACCAAGGTGATTGATATCACCGTTCGTGGTGCTCGCAGCCGCGCCGACGCACAACGGGTTGCCGATACCATCGCCCGCTCGCCGCTGTGCAAGACGGCGTTCTTCGGCGGTGATCCTTACACCGGCCGCATCGTCTGCGCCGCCGGTTACAGCGGCGCCGTGTTCGACCCGGCGCGCCTCGACATCTTCCTCGGCGACGTCCAGGTGGTCCGCCGCGGCGTCGAGCTGACGGGCAAGGTGGAACGGCGCGCGGCCCAGATCACGGCCCGGCCGGAATTCGCCTTGATGCTCGATCTGCACGCCGGCCATGCCGTCGCTCACCGCATGTGCTCTGACCTGACACCGGACTACGTGCGCTTCAATTCCGCCTACCGGACGTGA
- a CDS encoding DUF354 domain-containing protein, with protein MWLARAAAYISAGVRVWVDIENAPQAWFFRPLLPALRARGAEVLVTVRDYGEVVALQRAAGEPFSVVGAVQHSSRLARAAAVLSRALALARWARGRGFAVAVSHGVRAHLLAAAGLRIPCVTGYDYEHASKALVHRWASEVLVPRVLLEQHLRPSGADLRKVTPYDGFKEELYLAEFQPDAAIYASLGLDPNRLVVTVRPPSFHAHYASAEGNALFFEVVRSLLCQPQAQLVITARDAEQRAAVAAMCRGDARVCLPERPVDGLNLIWHSDLVISGGGTMAREAALLGVPAISIFRGKAGVLDAHLEATGRLRRIGSAAELGELPLAAARGRRTPPAARRDLVDHLVSRILTHAGGTPAAPLP; from the coding sequence GTGTGGCTCGCGCGCGCCGCGGCGTATATAAGCGCGGGCGTGCGGGTGTGGGTCGATATCGAGAATGCGCCGCAAGCGTGGTTCTTTCGGCCGCTGTTGCCGGCGCTGCGAGCGCGCGGGGCCGAGGTGCTGGTCACGGTGCGTGACTACGGCGAAGTCGTAGCGCTGCAGCGGGCAGCGGGTGAACCCTTCAGCGTTGTCGGTGCCGTGCAGCACTCGTCGCGGCTGGCGCGGGCAGCGGCGGTGCTGAGCCGTGCACTGGCGCTGGCGCGCTGGGCTCGTGGCCGCGGCTTCGCGGTGGCTGTTAGTCACGGCGTGCGCGCGCACCTGCTGGCGGCGGCTGGGCTGCGGATTCCCTGCGTGACCGGCTATGACTACGAGCACGCCTCGAAAGCGCTGGTCCATCGCTGGGCGAGCGAGGTGCTGGTGCCGCGCGTCCTGCTCGAACAACACCTGCGGCCGTCGGGCGCCGATCTCAGGAAGGTAACACCTTACGACGGCTTCAAGGAGGAGCTTTATCTCGCTGAATTCCAGCCCGACGCGGCCATCTATGCGAGCCTCGGGCTTGATCCGAACCGCCTGGTGGTAACCGTTCGACCGCCTTCGTTTCATGCGCACTACGCCAGCGCCGAGGGCAACGCGCTCTTCTTCGAGGTTGTGCGCAGCCTGCTTTGCCAACCGCAAGCGCAACTGGTGATCACCGCCCGCGACGCCGAGCAGCGCGCGGCGGTGGCAGCGATGTGCCGCGGTGATGCCCGCGTCTGCCTACCCGAGCGTCCGGTGGACGGGCTCAATCTGATTTGGCACTCCGACCTGGTGATTTCCGGCGGCGGTACGATGGCGCGTGAGGCCGCGCTGCTGGGGGTGCCGGCAATCAGTATCTTTCGCGGTAAAGCGGGAGTGCTCGACGCCCATCTGGAGGCCACTGGCCGCCTGCGGCGGATCGGCAGTGCTGCCGAGCTAGGGGAGTTGCCGCTGGCCGCGGCACGCGGCCGGCGTACCCCGCCGGCGGCGCGCAGGGACTTGGTCGATCACCTCGTCTCCCGAATCCTCACCCATGCCGGCGGTACGCCGGCGGCGCCTTTGCCGTAG